A portion of the Macaca mulatta isolate MMU2019108-1 chromosome 4, T2T-MMU8v2.0, whole genome shotgun sequence genome contains these proteins:
- the KLC4 gene encoding kinesin light chain 4 isoform X1 has product MSGLVLGQRDEPAGHRLSQEEILGSTRLVSQGLEALHSEHQAVLQSLSQTIECLQQGGHEEGLVHEKARQLRRSMENIELGLSEAQVMLALASHLSTVESEKQKLRAQVRRLCQENQWLRDELAGTQQRLQRSEQAVAQLEEEKKHLEFLGQLRQYDEDGHTTEEKEGDATKDSLDDLFPNEEEEDPSNGLSRGQGTAAAQQGGYEIPARLRTLHNLVIQYAAQGRYEVAVPLCKQALEDLERTSGRGHPDVATMLNILALVYRDQNKYKEAAHLLNDALSIRESTLGPDHPAVAATLNNLAVLYGKRGKYKEAEPLCQRALEIREKVLGTNHPDVAKQLNNLALLCQNQGKYEAVERYYQRALAIYEGQLGPDNPNVARTKNNLASCYLKQGKYAEAETLYKEILTRAHVQEFGSVDDDHKPIWMHAEEREEMSKSRHHEGGTPYAEYGGWYKACKVSSPTVNTTLRNLGALYRRQGKLEAAETLEECAQRSRRQGTDPISQTKVAELLGESDGRRTSQEGPGDSVKFEGGEDASVAVEWSGDGSGTLQRSGSLGKIRDVLRRSSEILVRKLQGTEPRPSSSNMKRAASLNYLNQPSAAPLQVSRGLSASSMDLSSSS; this is encoded by the exons ATGTCAGGCCTGGTGTTGGGGCAGCGGGATGAGCCTGCAGGCCACCGGCTCAGCCAAGAGGAGATCCTGGGGAGCACACGGCTGGTCAGCCAAGGGCTAGAGGCCCTGCACAGTGAACACCAGGCCGTGCTGCAAAGCCTGTCCCAGaccattgagtgtctgcagcagGGAGGCCATGAGGAAGGGCTGGTGCATGAGAAGGCCCGGCAGCTTCGCCGTTCTATGGAAAACATTGAGCTCGGGCTGAGTGAGGCCCAG GTGATGCTGGCTCTAGCCAGCCACCTGAGCACAGTGGAGTCGGAGAAACAGAAGCTGCGGGCTCAGGTGCGGCGGCTATGCCAGGAGAACCAGTGGCTGCGGGACGAGCTGGCTGGCACCCAGCAGCGGCTACAGCGCAGTGAACAGGCTGTGGCTCAgctggaggaggaaaagaagcacCTGGAGTTCCTGGGGCAGCTGCGACAGTATGATGAGGATGGACACACCACG GAGGAGAAAGAAGGCGATGCCACCAAGGATTCCCTGGATGACCTCTTCCCtaatgaggaggaagaggacccCAGCAATGGCT TGTCCCGTGGTCAAGGTACTGCAGCAGCTCAGCAGGGTGGATATGAGATCCCAGCAAGGTTGCGGACGTTGCACAACCTGGTGATCCAGTACGCAGCCCAAGGTCGCTATGAGGTGGCCGTGCCACTCTGTAAGCAGGCACTGGAGGACCTGGAGCGCACATCAGGCCGTGGCCACCCTGATGTTGCCACCATGCTCAACATCCTTGCTTTGGTGTATCG GGACCAGAATAAGTATAAGGAAGCTGCCCACCTGCTGAATGATGCCCTCAGCATCCGGGAGAGCACCCTGGGCCCTGATCATCCTGCT GTGGCTGCCACACTCAACAATTTGGCTGTGCTCTATGGCAAAAGGGGCAAATACAAGGAGGCAGAGCCTCTGTGCCAGCGGGCACTGGAGATTCGAGAAAAG GTCCTGGGCACTAATCACCCAGATGTGGCAAAGCAGCTGAACAACCTGGCCCTCTTGTGCCAAAACCAGGGCAAGTATGAGGCGGTGGAACGCTACTACCAGCGAGCACTGGCCATCTACGAGGGGCAGCTGGGGCCAGACAACCCTAATGTAGCCCGGACCAAGAACAACCTG GCTTCCTGTTACCTGAAACAGGGCAAATATGCTGAGGCTGAGACACTATACAAAGAGATCCTGACCCGTGCCCATGTGCAGGAGTTTGGGTCTGTGGATG ATGACCACAAGCCCATCTGGATGCATGCAGAGGAGCGGGAGGAAATGAGCAAA AGCCGGCACCATGAGGGTGGCACACCCTATGCTGAGTATGGAGGCTGGTACAAGGCCTGCAAAGTGAGCAG CCCCACCGTGAACACTACTCTGAGAAACCTGGGAGCTCTGTATAGGCGCCAGGGAAAGCTGGAGGCTGCTGAGACCCTGGAGGAATGTGCCCAGCGGTCCCGGAGACAG gGCACTGACCCTATCAGTCAGACCAAGGTGGCAGAGCTGCTTGGGGAGAGTGATGGTAGAAGGACGTCCCAGGAGGGCCCTGGGGACAGTGTGAAATTCGAGGGAGGTGAAGATGCTTCTGTGGCTGTGGAATGGTCTGGG GATGGCAGTGGGACCCTGCAGAGGAGTGGCTCTCTGGGCAAGATCCGGGATGTGCTCCGCAGAAGCAGTGAAATCCTGGTGAGGAAGCTCCAGGGGACTGAGCCTCGGCCTTCCAG CAGCAACATGAAGCGAGCAGCCTCCTTGAACTATCTGAACCAACCTAGTGCAGCACCCCTCCAG GTCTCCCGGGGCCTCAGTGCCAGCTCCATGGATCTCTCTTCAAGCAGCTGA
- the KLC4 gene encoding kinesin light chain 4 isoform X2, producing the protein MPPMYQALCTALEEKEGDATKDSLDDLFPNEEEEDPSNGLSRGQGTAAAQQGGYEIPARLRTLHNLVIQYAAQGRYEVAVPLCKQALEDLERTSGRGHPDVATMLNILALVYRDQNKYKEAAHLLNDALSIRESTLGPDHPAVAATLNNLAVLYGKRGKYKEAEPLCQRALEIREKVLGTNHPDVAKQLNNLALLCQNQGKYEAVERYYQRALAIYEGQLGPDNPNVARTKNNLASCYLKQGKYAEAETLYKEILTRAHVQEFGSVDDDHKPIWMHAEEREEMSKSRHHEGGTPYAEYGGWYKACKVSSPTVNTTLRNLGALYRRQGKLEAAETLEECAQRSRRQGTDPISQTKVAELLGESDGRRTSQEGPGDSVKFEGGEDASVAVEWSGDGSGTLQRSGSLGKIRDVLRRSSEILVRKLQGTEPRPSSSNMKRAASLNYLNQPSAAPLQVSRGLSASSMDLSSSS; encoded by the exons ATGCCTCCTATGTACCAGGCGTTGTGCACTGCACTG GAGGAGAAAGAAGGCGATGCCACCAAGGATTCCCTGGATGACCTCTTCCCtaatgaggaggaagaggacccCAGCAATGGCT TGTCCCGTGGTCAAGGTACTGCAGCAGCTCAGCAGGGTGGATATGAGATCCCAGCAAGGTTGCGGACGTTGCACAACCTGGTGATCCAGTACGCAGCCCAAGGTCGCTATGAGGTGGCCGTGCCACTCTGTAAGCAGGCACTGGAGGACCTGGAGCGCACATCAGGCCGTGGCCACCCTGATGTTGCCACCATGCTCAACATCCTTGCTTTGGTGTATCG GGACCAGAATAAGTATAAGGAAGCTGCCCACCTGCTGAATGATGCCCTCAGCATCCGGGAGAGCACCCTGGGCCCTGATCATCCTGCT GTGGCTGCCACACTCAACAATTTGGCTGTGCTCTATGGCAAAAGGGGCAAATACAAGGAGGCAGAGCCTCTGTGCCAGCGGGCACTGGAGATTCGAGAAAAG GTCCTGGGCACTAATCACCCAGATGTGGCAAAGCAGCTGAACAACCTGGCCCTCTTGTGCCAAAACCAGGGCAAGTATGAGGCGGTGGAACGCTACTACCAGCGAGCACTGGCCATCTACGAGGGGCAGCTGGGGCCAGACAACCCTAATGTAGCCCGGACCAAGAACAACCTG GCTTCCTGTTACCTGAAACAGGGCAAATATGCTGAGGCTGAGACACTATACAAAGAGATCCTGACCCGTGCCCATGTGCAGGAGTTTGGGTCTGTGGATG ATGACCACAAGCCCATCTGGATGCATGCAGAGGAGCGGGAGGAAATGAGCAAA AGCCGGCACCATGAGGGTGGCACACCCTATGCTGAGTATGGAGGCTGGTACAAGGCCTGCAAAGTGAGCAG CCCCACCGTGAACACTACTCTGAGAAACCTGGGAGCTCTGTATAGGCGCCAGGGAAAGCTGGAGGCTGCTGAGACCCTGGAGGAATGTGCCCAGCGGTCCCGGAGACAG gGCACTGACCCTATCAGTCAGACCAAGGTGGCAGAGCTGCTTGGGGAGAGTGATGGTAGAAGGACGTCCCAGGAGGGCCCTGGGGACAGTGTGAAATTCGAGGGAGGTGAAGATGCTTCTGTGGCTGTGGAATGGTCTGGG GATGGCAGTGGGACCCTGCAGAGGAGTGGCTCTCTGGGCAAGATCCGGGATGTGCTCCGCAGAAGCAGTGAAATCCTGGTGAGGAAGCTCCAGGGGACTGAGCCTCGGCCTTCCAG CAGCAACATGAAGCGAGCAGCCTCCTTGAACTATCTGAACCAACCTAGTGCAGCACCCCTCCAG GTCTCCCGGGGCCTCAGTGCCAGCTCCATGGATCTCTCTTCAAGCAGCTGA
- the MRPL2 gene encoding large ribosomal subunit protein uL2m isoform X3 produces MALWALTRALRSLSLAPPTVATPAPSLFPAAQMMNNALLQQPSALMLLPCRPILTSVALNANFVSWKSRTKYTIAPVKMRKSGGRDHTGRIRVHGIGGGHKQRYRMIDFLRFRPEETKSGPFEEKVIQVRYDPCRSADIALVAGGSRKRWIIATENMQAGDTVLNSNHIGRMAVAAREGDAHPLGALPVGTLINNVESEPGRGAQYIRAAGAGNVHSNSRPSIQR; encoded by the exons ATGGCCCTGTGGGCACTGACCCGCGCTCTGCGCTCTCTGAGCCTGGCGCCCCCGACCGTCGCCACCCCTGCCCCGAGTCTGTTCCCCGCCGCCCAG ATGATGAACAATGCCCTCCTCCAACAGCCCTCTGCCTTGATGTTGCTCCCCTGCCGCCCAATCCTTACTTCTGTGGCCCTTAATGCCAACTTTGTGTCCTGGAAGAGTCGTACCAAGTACACCATTGCACCGGTGAAGATGAGGAAGTCTGGGGGCCGAGACCACACAG GCCGAATCCGGGTGCATGGTATTGGTGGGGGCCACAAGCAACGTTATCGCATGATTGATTTTCTGCGTTTCCGGCCTGAGGAGACCAAGTCAGGACCCTTTGAGGAGAAGGTTATCCAAGTCCGCTATGATCCCTGTAG GTCAGCAGACATAGCTCTGGTTGCTGGGGGCAGCCGGAAACGCTGGATCATCGCCACAGAAAACATGCAGGCTGGAGATACAGTCTTGAACTCTAACCACATAGGCAGAATGGCAG TTGCTGCTCGGGAAGGGGATGCGCATCCTCTTGGGGCTCTGCCTGTGGGGACCCTCATCAACAACGTGGAAAGTGAGCCAGGCCGGGGTGCCCAATATATCCGAGCTGCAG GTGCTGGAAACGTGCATAGCAACAGTAGGCCGAGTATCCAACGTTGA
- the MRPL2 gene encoding large ribosomal subunit protein uL2m isoform X1, with product MALWALTRALRSLSLAPPTVATPAPSLFPAAQMMNNALLQQPSALMLLPCRPILTSVALNANFVSWKSRTKYTIAPVKMRKSGGRDHTGRIRVHGIGGGHKQRYRMIDFLRFRPEETKSGPFEEKVIQVRYDPCRSADIALVAGGSRKRWIIATENMQAGDTVLNSNHIGRMAVAAREGDAHPLGALPVGTLINNVESEPGRGAQYIRAAGTCGVLLRKVNGTAIIQLPSKRQMQVLETCIATVGRVSNVDHNKRVIGKAGRNRWLGKRPNSGRWHRKGGWAGRKIRPLPPMKSYVKLPSAAAQS from the exons ATGGCCCTGTGGGCACTGACCCGCGCTCTGCGCTCTCTGAGCCTGGCGCCCCCGACCGTCGCCACCCCTGCCCCGAGTCTGTTCCCCGCCGCCCAG ATGATGAACAATGCCCTCCTCCAACAGCCCTCTGCCTTGATGTTGCTCCCCTGCCGCCCAATCCTTACTTCTGTGGCCCTTAATGCCAACTTTGTGTCCTGGAAGAGTCGTACCAAGTACACCATTGCACCGGTGAAGATGAGGAAGTCTGGGGGCCGAGACCACACAG GCCGAATCCGGGTGCATGGTATTGGTGGGGGCCACAAGCAACGTTATCGCATGATTGATTTTCTGCGTTTCCGGCCTGAGGAGACCAAGTCAGGACCCTTTGAGGAGAAGGTTATCCAAGTCCGCTATGATCCCTGTAG GTCAGCAGACATAGCTCTGGTTGCTGGGGGCAGCCGGAAACGCTGGATCATCGCCACAGAAAACATGCAGGCTGGAGATACAGTCTTGAACTCTAACCACATAGGCAGAATGGCAG TTGCTGCTCGGGAAGGGGATGCGCATCCTCTTGGGGCTCTGCCTGTGGGGACCCTCATCAACAACGTGGAAAGTGAGCCAGGCCGGGGTGCCCAATATATCCGAGCTGCAG GGACGTGTGGTGTGCTACTGCGGAAGGTGAATGGCACAGCCATTATCCAGCTGCCGTCTAAGAGGCAGATGCAG GTGCTGGAAACGTGCATAGCAACAGTAGGCCGAGTATCCAACGTTGATCATAACAAACGGGTCATTGGCAAGGCAGGTCGCAACCGCTGGCTGGGCAAGAGGCCTAACAGTGGGCGATGGCACCGCAAGGGAGGCTGGGCTGGCCGAAAGATTCGGCCACTACCCCCTATGAAGAGTTACGTGAAGCTGCCTTCTGCTGCTGCCCAAAGCTGA
- the MRPL2 gene encoding large ribosomal subunit protein uL2m isoform X2, whose product MMNNALLQQPSALMLLPCRPILTSVALNANFVSWKSRTKYTIAPVKMRKSGGRDHTGRIRVHGIGGGHKQRYRMIDFLRFRPEETKSGPFEEKVIQVRYDPCRSADIALVAGGSRKRWIIATENMQAGDTVLNSNHIGRMAVAAREGDAHPLGALPVGTLINNVESEPGRGAQYIRAAGTCGVLLRKVNGTAIIQLPSKRQMQVLETCIATVGRVSNVDHNKRVIGKAGRNRWLGKRPNSGRWHRKGGWAGRKIRPLPPMKSYVKLPSAAAQS is encoded by the exons ATGATGAACAATGCCCTCCTCCAACAGCCCTCTGCCTTGATGTTGCTCCCCTGCCGCCCAATCCTTACTTCTGTGGCCCTTAATGCCAACTTTGTGTCCTGGAAGAGTCGTACCAAGTACACCATTGCACCGGTGAAGATGAGGAAGTCTGGGGGCCGAGACCACACAG GCCGAATCCGGGTGCATGGTATTGGTGGGGGCCACAAGCAACGTTATCGCATGATTGATTTTCTGCGTTTCCGGCCTGAGGAGACCAAGTCAGGACCCTTTGAGGAGAAGGTTATCCAAGTCCGCTATGATCCCTGTAG GTCAGCAGACATAGCTCTGGTTGCTGGGGGCAGCCGGAAACGCTGGATCATCGCCACAGAAAACATGCAGGCTGGAGATACAGTCTTGAACTCTAACCACATAGGCAGAATGGCAG TTGCTGCTCGGGAAGGGGATGCGCATCCTCTTGGGGCTCTGCCTGTGGGGACCCTCATCAACAACGTGGAAAGTGAGCCAGGCCGGGGTGCCCAATATATCCGAGCTGCAG GGACGTGTGGTGTGCTACTGCGGAAGGTGAATGGCACAGCCATTATCCAGCTGCCGTCTAAGAGGCAGATGCAG GTGCTGGAAACGTGCATAGCAACAGTAGGCCGAGTATCCAACGTTGATCATAACAAACGGGTCATTGGCAAGGCAGGTCGCAACCGCTGGCTGGGCAAGAGGCCTAACAGTGGGCGATGGCACCGCAAGGGAGGCTGGGCTGGCCGAAAGATTCGGCCACTACCCCCTATGAAGAGTTACGTGAAGCTGCCTTCTGCTGCTGCCCAAAGCTGA